Proteins from a genomic interval of Osmia bicornis bicornis chromosome 11, iOsmBic2.1, whole genome shotgun sequence:
- the LOC114873366 gene encoding solute carrier family 2, facilitated glucose transporter member 1-like codes for MALDSHAAVLTDADRSHQTTSDNRDERSTPGGWTVTLVLAGVTCCLGSAVPAGFNIGVLNNAAHLVESFCNESIKERYDVDVSQNNLKIIWSTVVSIFLIGGAIGSFLGSWVADRYGRKRALCIGNVFGIAGAVMFFLIKKLNSIELLLAGRLFVGFSAGFATCVVPTYMAEIAPLRLRGAVGVLCQLGITCGVFLGQIAGLHSVLGTENSWHYMLGAFVPLCLYALALTSIALPESPKYLFIIKEQKQRALDELSRIRNMDIMLLQVEIANLQQEMESKTTAEPWTIKRILKDPSLKLPVFLVCMIQFGQQMSGINVVFYYSNSIFLDAGLGIAGAQYATLGTGVANIAMALISVPVMSSLNRRSVLLASIYLCFGCLLLLCISILLSHVGSYMPFICTIAVLAYVIFYGIGLGPIPYFIASELFDVGPGPIAMALGSIFNWGGNFMVGMMFPTVESIIGPYTFLIFAGALLLLAQMIRIYLPETRGRNTTDVAASINQGFRSRPNSIPNSMANAILAA; via the exons ACACCAGGTGGATGGACTGTTACCTTAGTCCTAGCAGGTGTTACATGTTGTCTAGGTTCAGCTGTACCAGCAGGATTCAACATAGGCGTATTAAACAATGCAGCCCAC tTGGTAGAATCATTTTGTAACGAAAGTATTAAGGAAAGATATGACGTGGATGTTTCTCAAAATAATCTAAAAATAATCTGGTCAACcgttgtttcaatttttcttattgGTGGTGCAATTGGTTCATTTCTTGGTAGTTGGGTAGCAGACAGATATGGAAGGAAAAGAGCACTGTGTATTGGAAACGTATTTGGCATTGCAGGAGCTGTGatgttttttttaataaaaaagttaaactCAATTGAACTTTTATTAGCAGGTCGATTATTTGTAG GTTTTTCTGCAGGTTTTGCAACGTGTGTTGTACCAACGTACATGGCAGAAATTGCCCCCCTTAGGTTGAGAGGTGCTGTTGGAGTTTTATGTCAGCTAGGGATTACATGTGGTGTATTTTTAGGCCAAATTGCAGGACTCCATTCGGTTTTAGGAACTGAAAATTCTTGGCATTACATGTTGGGAGCGTTTGTTCCATTATGTTTATATGCTTTAGCTCTTACAAGTATTGCTTTACCAGAGAGTcctaaatatttatttataattaaagaacAAAAACAAAGGGCTTTAGATG aACTTAGTAGGATACGTAATATGGATATAATGCTTTTGCAAGTAGAAATTGCTAATCTACAGCAGGAAATGGAATCGAAGACAACAGCTGAACCTTGGACAATTAAACGTATACTGAAAGATCCAAGTTTAAAGCTTCCTGTATTTTTAGTTTGTATGATACAGTTTGGACAACAGATGAGTGGTATAAAcgttgtattttattattctaacTCGATCTTTCTGGATGCTGGACTTGGCATCGCAGGAGCACAGTATGCTACTCTTGGAACTGGAGTAGCTAACATTGCCATGGCATTGATTTCTGTACCAGTGATGTCATCTTTAAACAGAAGAAGCGTTCTACTCGCCAGTATTTATTTATGCTTTGGATGCCTCTTACttttatgcatttcaattttgttaaGT CATGTAGGATCATATATGCCGTTTATTTGTACGATAGCCGTATTGGCTTATGTGATATTTTATGGTATTGGTCTTGGTCCAATACCATACTTCATCGCATCAGAATTATTTGATGTTGGCCCCGGACCAATTGCTATGGCACTCGGTAGTATCTTTAATTGGGGTGGAAATTTCATGGTGGGCATGATGTTCCCAACGGTAGAAAGTATTATAGGACCGTACAcctttttaatatttgctGGGGCTCTATTACTCCTTGCACAAATGATTAG GATATATTTACCTGAGACCAGGGGAAGAAATACGACGGACGTAGCGGCATCGATAAATCAAGGCTTCAGATCTAGACCAAATTCAATACCAAATTCTATGGCAAATGCTATTCTTGCCGCTTAG
- the LOC114873367 gene encoding solute carrier family 25 member 35-like translates to MTAAPNTSTSKPPGIEFVIGGLAAVGAGFFTNPVDVIKVRLQLQGELEARNTYKKIYKNTAHAAYLIAKHEGIFALQAGIVPALYFQVVLNGIRLGVYNTAKKYELITNNKGNTDILKTVMVTGTAGCVGAVLGSPFYMIKTQLQSQSAQSIAVGYQHNYSGTWIAIKSLWKEGGIFALYRGWYANVPRIFVGSATQLTTFGLTADWLRSLKIFTDQPLLLTFFASLIGGSCVALTMQPFDVLATRLYNQRTDAAGKGMLYNGLLDAFIKILRTEGLTGLYKGIFPTWMRIAPHTVLCLVFYEKLDQLYNKF, encoded by the exons ATGACTGCAGCACCGAACACAAGCACAAGCAAACC tCCAGGTATCGAATTTGTAATTGGAGGATTAGCGGCAGTGGGAGCTGGATTTTTTACAAATCCAGTTGACGTAATTAAAGTACGTCTACAATTACAAGGGGAATTAGAAGCACGAAACACgtacaaaaaaatatataagaaCACTGCGCATGCGGCATATTTGATAGCGAAACATGAGGGTATATTCGCTTTACAAGCTGGTATTGTACCAGCCCTTTATTTTCAAGTGGTTCTCAATGGAATACGGTTAGGTGTTTATAACACGGCAAAGAAGTATGAGCTTATTACTAACAATAAAGGGAATACCGACATCTTAAAAACTGTAATGGTAACCGGAACAGCTGGATGTGTAGGAGCTGTTCTTGGTAGTCCTTTCTATATG ATAAAAACGCAATTACAATCACAATCGGCACAGTCTATAGCTGTTGGATATCAGCACAATTATTCGGGTACCTGGATTGCGATTAAATCTCTGTGGAAAGAAGGTGGCATTTTCGCTTTGTATCGTGGCTGGTATGCCAACGTACCACGTATTTTTGTTGGATCTGCGACACAGTTGACTACCTTTGGATTAACCGCGGATTGGCTACGCTCGTTAAAA ATATTTACAGACCAGCCACTACTTTTGACATTTTTCGCTTCTCTAATCGGTGGAAGTTGTGTGGCTCTTACCATGCAACCATTTGATGTTTTAGCAACGAGATTGTACAATCAAC GAACGGACGCAGCTGGAAAAGGGATGTTATACAATGGACTTTTGGATGcgttcattaaaatattacgGACAGAAGGACTGACTGGTTTATACAAAGGAATTTTTCCAACATGGATGAGAATAGCACCGCACACCGTACTATGTTTagttttttatgaaaaattagaTCAATTGtataacaaattttga
- the LOC114873368 gene encoding YEATS domain-containing protein 4: MATTNEFGPDSGGRVKGVTIVKPIVYGNVARYFGKKREEDGHTHQWTVYVKPYHNEDMSTYVKKVHFKLHESYNNPNRIMTKPPYELTETGWGEFEIVIKIYFHDPNERPVTIYHILKLFQTTPEIQLGKKSLVSEFYEEIVFQDPTALMQHLLNSSRPITLGVWRHNTDFEAKKESTMKAIMEARNKIRLEVIDLKEKVTLAKETIAKFKEEIAKISKAGGSLSVT, from the exons ATGGCAACGACTAATGAATTTGGACCTGACTCTGGTGGCAGAGTGAAG GGAGTTACAATAGTGAAACCAATAGTGTATGGTAATGTAGCTCGATATTTTGGTAAGAAAAGGGAAGAGGATGGTCACACTCATCAATGGACAGTTTATGTTAAACCATATCATAATGAAGACATGTCCACATATGTAAAAAAGGTTCACTTCAAGTTACACGAAAGTTATAACAATCCAAATCGTATTATGACAAAACCACCTTATGAACTTACAGAGACTGGTTGGGGtgaatttgaaattgttattaaaatatatttccatGATCCAAATGAACGTCCT GTAACTATATATCACATATTAAAATTGTTCCAAACAACACCCGAAATACAGTTAGGAAAGAAGAGCTTGGTATCTGAATTTTATGAGGAAATAGTTTTTCAAGATCCAACAGCATTGATGCAACATCTACTAAATTCTAGTAGGCCTATAACTCTGGGTGTATGGCGTCATAATACAGATT TTGAAGCAAAAAAGGAATCTACGATGAAGGCAATAATGGAAGCACGAAATAAAATTAGACTGGAGGTAATTGACCTTAAGGAAAAAGTAACATTAGCAAAAGAAACAATTGCTAAGTTTAAGGAAGAAATTGCTAAGATCTCTAAAGCTGGTGGAAGTTTGTCTGTTACATAA
- the LOC114873364 gene encoding pre-mRNA-processing factor 6 isoform X1 encodes MAVPSVSLSTRNKKHFLGVPAPLGYVAGVGRGATGFTTRSDIGPARDANDVSDDRHAPPTKRTKKKEEEEEDEEDLNDSNYDEFSGYGGSLFSKDPYDKDDEEADAIYEAIDKRMDEKRKEYREKRLREELEKYRQERPKIQQQFSDLKRELVNVTEEEWKNVPEVGDARNRKQRNPRAEKFTPLPDSVLARNLGGETSTSIDPSSGLASMMPGVATPGMLTPTGDLDLRKIGQARNTLMNVKLNQVSDSVEGQTVVDPKGYLTDLQSMIPTYGGDINDIKKARLLLKSVRETNPNHPPAWIASARLEEVTGKVQAARNLIMKGCEVNPTSEDLWLEAARLQPPDTAKAVIAQSVRHIPTSVRIWIKAADLETETKAKRRVYRKALEHIPNSVRLWKAAVELEEPEDARILLSRAVECCPTSVDLWLALARLETYDNARKVLNKARENIPTDRQIWTTAAKLEEANGNKHMVEKIIDRAISSLSANGVEINREHWFKEAMEAEKAGAVHTCQVIVKAIISFGVEEEDRKHTWMEDAETCAQQGALECARAVYAYALSTFPSKKSIWLRAAYFEKTYGTRESLESLLQRAVAHCPKSEVLWLMGAKSKWLAGDVPAARGILSLAFQANPNSEEIWLAAVKLESENSEYERARRLLAKARASAPTPRVMMKSAKLEWALNNLDAALKLLKEALEAFDDFPKLWLMKGQIEEQQGNLDKALDTYNQAIKKCPNSIPLWRLLAQLEHRKGQVTKARSVLEKARLKNPKNAELWLEAIRNELKSGGVRDMANTLMAKALQECPTSGLLWAEAIFMEPRPQRKTKSVDALKKCEHDPHVLLAVSKLFWCEHKITKCRDWFNRTVKIDPDLGDAWAYFYKFELLNGTEEQQEDVKKRCIAAEPHHGENWCKVSKNIVNWCLSTDQILVLVAKDLPIPI; translated from the exons ATGGCAGTTCCGTCAGTTTCGTTATCAACCCGAAATAAAAAGCACTTTTTGGGAGTACCGGCACCATTGGGATATGTTGCTGGTGTTGGAAGAGG aGCTACTGGATTCACGACTAGATCTGATATCGGTCCAGCTCGAGATGCTAATGATGTCTC AGATGACAGACATGCTCCAcctacaaaaagaacaaaaaagaaagaagaggaggaagaggatgAAGAAGATTTGAACGATTCTAATTATGATGAATTTTCTGGATATGGAGGTTCTTTATTTAgtaaa GATCCATACGATAAAGATGACGAAGAAGCTGATGCTATATATGAAGCTATTGATAAAAGAATGGATGAAAAACGTAAAGAATATAGGGAAAAAAGGCTTAGAGAAGAACTAGAAAAATATCGCCAGGAACGTCCTAAAATTCAACAACAGTTCTCAGATTTAAAACGAGAATTAGTAAACGTAACCGAAGAAGAATGGAAAAATGTTCCAGAAGTAGGTGATGCGAGAAACCGGAAACAGAGAAATCCGAGAGCCGAGAAATTTACACCTCTGCCAGATTCTGTTCTCGCAAGAAACTTAGGTGGCGAAACTTCGACTAGTATCGATCCGTCTAGTGGTTTGGCATCTATGATGCCTGGTGTAGCAACACCTGGGATGTTAACACCTACAGGAGATTTAGATCTAAGAAAAATTGGACAAGCTAGAAACACTTTGATGAACGTCAAATTGAATCAGGTTTCTGATTCCGTGGAAGGGCAAACTGTTGTTGATCCTAAAGGTTATCTAACAGATTTGCAAAGCATGATTCCAACTTATGGTGGTGATATCAA CGACATCAAAAAGGCtagattattattaaaatccgTGAGAGAAACGAACCCCAATCATCCGCCAGCATGGATCGCGTCTGCTCGTTTAGAAGAAGTTACAGGAAAGGTACAAGCTGCTCGAAATCTAATAATGAAAGGGTGCGAGGTAAATCCTACGTCAGAAGATTTGTGGCTAGAAGCAGCTAGGCTTCAACCACCGGACACAGCTAAGGCGGTAATTGCACAATCCGTACGACATATACCAACGTCGGTTAGAATCTGGATAAAGGCAGCGGACTTGGAAACAGAAACAAAAGCTAAAAGAAGAGTGTACCGCAAAGCTTTGGAACATATCCCAAATTCGGTAAGACTATGGAAAGCAGCTGTTGAATTGGAAGAGCCAGAAGATGCACGCATTTTACTTAGTCGAGCAGTCGAGTGTTGTCCCACCAGTGTAGATCTATGGCTAGCTCTTGCTAGATTGGAAACCTATGATAATGCAAGGAAGGTGCTCAACAAAGCAAGAGAAAACATTCCGACAGATAGACAAATATGGACAACCGCTGCGAAATTGGAAGAAGCAAATGGAAATAAACACATGGTCGAGAAGATTATTGATCGAGCGATATCCTCGCTAAGCGCGAACGGAGTTGAAATTAATAGAGAACACTGGTTCAAAGAAGCAATGGAGGCTGAAAAGGCTGGTGCTGTGCATACTTGTCAAGTTATCGTCAAGGCAATCATAAGTTTTGGAGTAGAAGAAGAGGATAGAAAACATACGTGGATGGAAGACGCAGAAACg TGTGCTCAACAAGGGGCATTGGAATGTGCTAGAGCTGTTTACGCCTACGCATTGTCAACGTTCCCTAGCAAAAAATCAATCTGGCTGCGAGCAGCTTATTTCGAAAAAACTTATGGAACGCGAGAATCTTTAGAGTCCTTGCTTCAAAGAGCAGTTGCACATTGTCCCAAAAGCGAAGTACTTTGGCTTATGGGTGCAAAATCGAAATGGCTGGCG gGTGATGTTCCAGCAGCTAGAGGTATTTTGTCACTCGCGTTTCAAGCAAATCCAAATTCGGAGGAGATATGGTTAGCGGCTGTGAAATTGGAATCGGAAAATTCTGAATACGAAAGAGCTAGACGATTGCTCGCTAAAGCTAGAGCATCCGCGCCTACGCCTCGAGTTATGATGAAAAGCGCAAAATTAGAATGGGCTTTAAACAACCTCGATGCAGCTCTGAAGCTACTAAAAGAAGCCTTAGAAGCATTCGATGATTTCCCTAAATTATGGTTAATGAAGGGTCAAATTGAAGAACAGCAAGGCAATTTGGATAAAGCTTTAGACACGTACAACCAAGCT ATAAAGAAGTGTCCGAATTCAATTCCAttgtggcgattattggcacaaTTAGAACATAGAAAGGGTCAAGTTACCAAAGCTCGATCGGTATTAGAAAAAGCACGTTTGAAAAATCCGAAAAACGCGGAACTCTGGCTGGAAGCTATTAGAAACGAATTAAAAAGTGGAGGTGTCAGAGATATGGCGAATACATTAATGGCGAAAGCATTGCAAGAATGTCCTACGTCTGGTTTACTTTGGGCTGAAGCGATTTTCATGGAACCGCGGCCACAAAGAAAAACTAAAAGTGTCGATGCTCTGAAAAAATGTGAACACGACCCTCATGTGCTTCTGGCAGTATCCAA attGTTCTGGTGTGAACATAAAATCACCAAATGCAGGGACTGGTTCAATAGAACGGTTAAGATAGATCCAGATTTGGGAGATGCATGGGcttatttctataaatttgAATTGTTAAATGGAACAGAGGAGCAACAAGAAGATGTAAAGAAAAGGTGTATTGCCGCTGAACCTCATCACGGTGAAAACTGGTGTAAAGTATCAAAGAATATAGTGAATTGGTGCTTAAGCACAGATCAGATTTTAGTATTAGTTGCAAAAGACCTACCGATTccaatataa
- the LOC114873364 gene encoding pre-mRNA-processing factor 6 isoform X2, with protein sequence MAVPSVSLSTRNKKHFLGVPAPLGYVAGVGRGATGFTTRSDIGPARDANDVSDDRHAPPTKRTKKKEEEEEDEEDLNDSNYDEFSGYGGSLFSKDPYDKDDEEADAIYEAIDKRMDEKRKEYREKRLREELEKYRQERPKIQQQFSDLKRELVNVTEEEWKNVPEVGDARNRKQRNPRAEKFTPLPDSVLARNLGGETSTSIDPSSGLASMMPGVATPGMLTPTGDLDLRKIGQARNTLMNVKLNQVSDSVEGQTVVDPKGYLTDLQSMIPTYGGDINDIKKARLLLKSVRETNPNHPPAWIASARLEEVTGKVQAARNLIMKGCEVNPTSEDLWLEAARLQPPDTAKAVIAQSVRHIPTSVRIWIKAADLETETKAKRRVYRKALEHIPNSVRLWKAAVELEEPEDARILLSRAVECCPTSVDLWLALARLETYDNARKVLNKARENIPTDRQIWTTAAKLEEANGNKHMVEKIIDRAISSLSANGVEINREHWFKEAMEAEKAGAVHTCQVIVKAIISFGVEEEDRKHTWMEDAETCAQQGALECARAVYAYALSTFPSKKSIWLRAAYFEKTYGTRESLESLLQRAVAHCPKSEVLWLMGAKSKWLAGDVPAARGILSLAFQANPNSEEIWLAAVKLESENSEYERARRLLAKARASAPTPRVMMKSAKLEWALNNLDAALKLLKEALEAFDDFPKLWLMKGQIEEQQGNLDKALDTYNQAIKKCPNSIPLWRLLAQLEHRKGQVTKARSVLEKARLKNPKNAELWLEAIRNELKSGGVRDMANTLMAKALQECPTSGLLWAEAIFMEPRPQRKTKSVDALKKCEHDPHVLLAVSKLFWCEHKITKCRDWFNRTVKIDPDLGDAWAYFYKFELLNGTEEQQEDVKKRCIAAEPHHGENWYRAIFKYW encoded by the exons ATGGCAGTTCCGTCAGTTTCGTTATCAACCCGAAATAAAAAGCACTTTTTGGGAGTACCGGCACCATTGGGATATGTTGCTGGTGTTGGAAGAGG aGCTACTGGATTCACGACTAGATCTGATATCGGTCCAGCTCGAGATGCTAATGATGTCTC AGATGACAGACATGCTCCAcctacaaaaagaacaaaaaagaaagaagaggaggaagaggatgAAGAAGATTTGAACGATTCTAATTATGATGAATTTTCTGGATATGGAGGTTCTTTATTTAgtaaa GATCCATACGATAAAGATGACGAAGAAGCTGATGCTATATATGAAGCTATTGATAAAAGAATGGATGAAAAACGTAAAGAATATAGGGAAAAAAGGCTTAGAGAAGAACTAGAAAAATATCGCCAGGAACGTCCTAAAATTCAACAACAGTTCTCAGATTTAAAACGAGAATTAGTAAACGTAACCGAAGAAGAATGGAAAAATGTTCCAGAAGTAGGTGATGCGAGAAACCGGAAACAGAGAAATCCGAGAGCCGAGAAATTTACACCTCTGCCAGATTCTGTTCTCGCAAGAAACTTAGGTGGCGAAACTTCGACTAGTATCGATCCGTCTAGTGGTTTGGCATCTATGATGCCTGGTGTAGCAACACCTGGGATGTTAACACCTACAGGAGATTTAGATCTAAGAAAAATTGGACAAGCTAGAAACACTTTGATGAACGTCAAATTGAATCAGGTTTCTGATTCCGTGGAAGGGCAAACTGTTGTTGATCCTAAAGGTTATCTAACAGATTTGCAAAGCATGATTCCAACTTATGGTGGTGATATCAA CGACATCAAAAAGGCtagattattattaaaatccgTGAGAGAAACGAACCCCAATCATCCGCCAGCATGGATCGCGTCTGCTCGTTTAGAAGAAGTTACAGGAAAGGTACAAGCTGCTCGAAATCTAATAATGAAAGGGTGCGAGGTAAATCCTACGTCAGAAGATTTGTGGCTAGAAGCAGCTAGGCTTCAACCACCGGACACAGCTAAGGCGGTAATTGCACAATCCGTACGACATATACCAACGTCGGTTAGAATCTGGATAAAGGCAGCGGACTTGGAAACAGAAACAAAAGCTAAAAGAAGAGTGTACCGCAAAGCTTTGGAACATATCCCAAATTCGGTAAGACTATGGAAAGCAGCTGTTGAATTGGAAGAGCCAGAAGATGCACGCATTTTACTTAGTCGAGCAGTCGAGTGTTGTCCCACCAGTGTAGATCTATGGCTAGCTCTTGCTAGATTGGAAACCTATGATAATGCAAGGAAGGTGCTCAACAAAGCAAGAGAAAACATTCCGACAGATAGACAAATATGGACAACCGCTGCGAAATTGGAAGAAGCAAATGGAAATAAACACATGGTCGAGAAGATTATTGATCGAGCGATATCCTCGCTAAGCGCGAACGGAGTTGAAATTAATAGAGAACACTGGTTCAAAGAAGCAATGGAGGCTGAAAAGGCTGGTGCTGTGCATACTTGTCAAGTTATCGTCAAGGCAATCATAAGTTTTGGAGTAGAAGAAGAGGATAGAAAACATACGTGGATGGAAGACGCAGAAACg TGTGCTCAACAAGGGGCATTGGAATGTGCTAGAGCTGTTTACGCCTACGCATTGTCAACGTTCCCTAGCAAAAAATCAATCTGGCTGCGAGCAGCTTATTTCGAAAAAACTTATGGAACGCGAGAATCTTTAGAGTCCTTGCTTCAAAGAGCAGTTGCACATTGTCCCAAAAGCGAAGTACTTTGGCTTATGGGTGCAAAATCGAAATGGCTGGCG gGTGATGTTCCAGCAGCTAGAGGTATTTTGTCACTCGCGTTTCAAGCAAATCCAAATTCGGAGGAGATATGGTTAGCGGCTGTGAAATTGGAATCGGAAAATTCTGAATACGAAAGAGCTAGACGATTGCTCGCTAAAGCTAGAGCATCCGCGCCTACGCCTCGAGTTATGATGAAAAGCGCAAAATTAGAATGGGCTTTAAACAACCTCGATGCAGCTCTGAAGCTACTAAAAGAAGCCTTAGAAGCATTCGATGATTTCCCTAAATTATGGTTAATGAAGGGTCAAATTGAAGAACAGCAAGGCAATTTGGATAAAGCTTTAGACACGTACAACCAAGCT ATAAAGAAGTGTCCGAATTCAATTCCAttgtggcgattattggcacaaTTAGAACATAGAAAGGGTCAAGTTACCAAAGCTCGATCGGTATTAGAAAAAGCACGTTTGAAAAATCCGAAAAACGCGGAACTCTGGCTGGAAGCTATTAGAAACGAATTAAAAAGTGGAGGTGTCAGAGATATGGCGAATACATTAATGGCGAAAGCATTGCAAGAATGTCCTACGTCTGGTTTACTTTGGGCTGAAGCGATTTTCATGGAACCGCGGCCACAAAGAAAAACTAAAAGTGTCGATGCTCTGAAAAAATGTGAACACGACCCTCATGTGCTTCTGGCAGTATCCAA attGTTCTGGTGTGAACATAAAATCACCAAATGCAGGGACTGGTTCAATAGAACGGTTAAGATAGATCCAGATTTGGGAGATGCATGGGcttatttctataaatttgAATTGTTAAATGGAACAGAGGAGCAACAAGAAGATGTAAAGAAAAGGTGTATTGCCGCTGAACCTCATCACGGTGAAAACTGGT aCCGTGCTATTTTCAAGTACTGGTAA